In Triticum aestivum cultivar Chinese Spring chromosome 5B, IWGSC CS RefSeq v2.1, whole genome shotgun sequence, the following proteins share a genomic window:
- the LOC123116864 gene encoding trans-cinnamate:CoA ligase, peroxisomal-like, giving the protein MDSLPKRDANYVPLSPVTFLPRAAAVYANRTSLVCGGTAFTWRQTHDRCLRLAAALQALAVSRNDVVSVLAPNTPALYEMHFAVPMAGAVINAINTRLDAAGVAAILRHAAPKLLFVDYQYIRVATDALKSIAIDAALPLLVVIDDIDAPTGARVGELEYEDLLARGDPTRHPPRVVEDEWDAVALNYTSGTTSAPKGIVYSHRGAYLSTVGLLLQWGVAHEPVYLWSLPMFHCNGWTFTWGVAARGGVNVCVRTPTADAIYSAIADHGVTHMCAAPVLFNILLESRREPLTRRVEVLTGGAAPPAPLLERVEQLGFHVTHAYGMTEATGPAMVCEWREQWDALPPPKRALLKARQGVSALSLADADVKDLNTMRSVPRDGATLGEIVLRGSSVMKGYYKNPEATASAFRSGWFLTGDVGVVHPDGYVEIKDRSKDVIISGGENISSVEVEAALYGHPAVLEAAVVAMPHPHWGETPCAFVALKKQSDSGAAEVSEEELVSFCRSKMAHFMVPRKVVFVDDLPKNATGKVQKLALRERARGLEPRDSDKKRAEPAQPATSRL; this is encoded by the coding sequence ATGGACAGCTTGCCGAAACGGGACGCCAACTACGTCCCCCTGAGCCCCGTCACCTTcctgcctcgcgccgccgccgtctaCGCCAATCGCACCTCCCTCGTCTGCGGCGGCACCGCCTTCACCTGGCGCCAGACGCACGACCGATGCCTCCGTCTCGCCGCGGCGCTCCAGGCCCTCGCCGTATCCAGGAACGACGTCGTGTCCGTCCTCGCGCCCAACACGCCGGCGCTATACGAGATGCACTTCGCGGTCCCCATGGCCGGCGCGGTCATCAACGCCATCAACACCCGCCTGGACGCTGCCGGCGTCGCCGCCATCCTCAGGCACGCCGCCCCAAAGCTCCTCTTCGTGGACTACCAGTACATCCGCGTCGCCACTGACGCCCTCAAAAGCATCGCCATCGACGCGGCCTTGCCGTTGCTGGTGGTCATCGACGACATCGACGCGCCGACAGGAGCGCGCGTGGGTGAGCTCGAGTACGAGGATTTGCTGGCGCGAGGAGACCCGACGAGGCACCCGCCGCGCGTTGTCGAGGACGAGTGGGACGCCGTCGCGCTCAACTACACCTCCGGCACGACGTCGGCGCCCAAGGGCATCGTGTACAGCCACCGCGGCGCGTACCTGAGCACGGTGGGGCTTCTACTCCAGTGGGGCGTGGCGCACGAGCCAGTGTACCTCTGGTCGCTCCCCATGTTCCACTGCAACGGCTGGACCTTCACGTGGGGCGTGGCAGCGCGCGGCGGCGTCAATGTCTGCGTCCGCACGCCCACCGCCGACGCCATATACTCCGCGATCGCCGACCACGGCGTCACCCACATGTGCGCGGCGCCTGTGCTGTTCAACATCCTTCTAGAATCTCGCCGCGAGCCGTTGACACGCCGCGTCGAGGTGCTCACTGGTGGCGCGGCGCCGCCGGCGCCACTGCTTGAGCGCGTGGAACAGCTCGGCTTCCACGTCACGCATGCCTACGGCATGACGGAGGCGACTGGACCAGCCATGGTGTGCGAGTGGCGTGAGCAATGGGACGCGCTACCGCCGCCCAAGCGCGCGCTGCTCAAGGCACGGCAGGGCGTGAGCGCGCTCTCCCTCGCCGATGCCGACGTGAAGGACCTCAATACCATGCGGAGCGTGCCGCGGGACGGCGCTACCCTCGGCGAGATCGTGCTCCGCGGGAGCAGCGTCATGAAGGGATACTATAAGAACCCCGAGGCCACGGCGTCGGCTTTCCGCAGCGGGTGGTTCCTGACCGGCGACGTGGGCGTGGTGCACCCGGACGGGTACGTGGAGATCAAGGACCGGTCCAAGGACGTGATCATATCCGGCGGCGAGAACATCAGCAGCGTGGAGGTTGAGGCGGCGCTGTACGGTCACCCGGCAGTGCTTGAGGCGGCGGTGGTCGCCATGCCGCACCCGCACTGGGGCGAGACGCCGTGCGCGTTCGTCGCGCTGAAGAAACAGTCCGACTCCGGCGCTGCCGAGGTGAGCGAGGAGGAGCTTGTGTCCTTCTGCCGGAGCAAGATGGCGCACTTCATGGTGCCGAGGAAGGTGGTGTTCGTCGACGATCTGCCCAAGAACGCCACGGGCAAGGTGCAGAAGCTCGCGCTACGCGAGAGAGCGCGCGGGCTCGAGCCCAGAGATTCTGACAAGAAGAGGGCTGAGCCGGCCCAACCCGCCACATCCAGGCTTTGA